Proteins encoded within one genomic window of Mycobacterium dioxanotrophicus:
- a CDS encoding helix-turn-helix domain-containing protein, producing the protein MKIRWRLRMAAAQREVWTGTELRRLLAERAGLELSAASVSALLTKEPSQIKLSTLIALCTALDCTPDDLFEVDTTPVERLVVPPRPVASEPKTATARGRSMPPM; encoded by the coding sequence ATGAAGATTCGATGGCGGCTGCGGATGGCCGCGGCCCAGCGCGAGGTGTGGACCGGCACCGAGCTGCGGCGGCTGTTGGCCGAGCGAGCGGGTCTGGAGTTGTCGGCGGCGTCGGTGTCGGCGCTGTTGACCAAGGAGCCCAGCCAGATCAAGCTCTCAACGCTGATCGCGTTGTGCACCGCGCTGGACTGCACCCCGGACGACCTGTTCGAGGTCGACACCACCCCGGTCGAACGGCTCGTGGTCCCTCCGCGGCCGGTCGCGTCGGAGCCGAAGACGGCCACTGCGCGGGGCCGGTCGATGCCGCCGATGTAA